A genomic region of Epinephelus moara isolate mb chromosome 23, YSFRI_EMoa_1.0, whole genome shotgun sequence contains the following coding sequences:
- the depdc4 gene encoding DEP domain-containing protein 4, translating into MMAVDLTPRFRRLNSQTRSFRENTQHVFSGPFGATQLWHNIIQALQTQVEVRRCRRHLRVHTECFTGSDAVDAVLSYLMQNVVFCTSEVSRLKAARLCQALMEAKVFEPVGTKLFRRDKEVTFEDSSCSLYRFLEYKVVPNSAMKECNSDTENVPPEEQGLKRKKSSRRLNELRTISNPLAVGPSDRRVERLLRTINLRPTLSTALNTTPTTPAFLSKTVIDEVWKQQTLLQLLQIVELPMLDCILMSPSRVQLQACRAPVATQDLVISNTCLERELPDTLNLPHLDGWLSAAADCLELFPDQLIVVAGEQLSQQGDNTFSEDGQSEQMVSQKRLLFDTIAKYYSGQEKAPLLSGHHLDIHAAILDLLDEGKLQDAIKASQLCFRLLETSVRDELRRLLTFMATAAHPDACRLQKQIDNRASVCRAFQRAVVQNHELTRTQSETLVLFLMDNYTELFKTPTSLIEAVRRTLRTMQQGKDPDSTATFTFCQQVSPEEYEDQREAATLESLKQLLHDISSSKTLPVKERRRLLKEFEKHHPVVFLQHLSSTF; encoded by the exons ATGATGGCGGTTGATTTGACTCCCCGTTTCAGACGGTTGAACAGCCAAACGAGGAGTTTTcgagaaaacacacaacatg TTTTCTCGGGGCCCTTCGGTGCCACCCAGCTGTGGCACAACATCATCCAGGCCCTGCAAACCCAGGTGGAGGTGCGCCGCTGTAGAAGGCATCTCCGCGTTCACACCGAATGTTTCACAGGCTCGGACGCCGTGGATGCCGTCCTCAGTTACTTGATGCAGAATGTGGTGTTTTGCACGAGTGAAGTGTCTCGCCTCAAAGCTGCCCGACTGTGCCAGGCGCTGATGGAGGCCAAGGTGTTCGAGCCAGTGGGTACGAAGCTGTTTCGCAGAGACAAGGAAGTGACCTTTGaggacagcagctgcagcctttACCGTTTTCTGGAATATAAAGTGGTACCAAATTCTGCCATGAAAGAGTGCAATAGTGACACAGAAAACGTGCCACCAGAGGAACAGGggctgaagaggaagaagagctcCAG GAGGCTGAACGAACTGAGGACAATCTCTAATCCCCTTGCTGTCGGACCATCAGACAGGAGGGTTGAGAGGCTGCTGAGAACCATCAACCTGCGACCAACCTTGTCTACAGCTTTAAACACAACCCCCACTACTCCTGCCTTTCTGTCCAAAACTG TGATTGATGAAGTTTGGAAGCAGCAGACgctactgcagctgctgcagatagTAGAGCTGCCCATGCTGGACTGCATCCTGATGTCTCCTTCCAGGGTTCAGCTCCAGGCCTGCAGAGCTCCTGTAGCCACCCAGGACCTGGTTATCTCTAACACATGTCTGGAGAGAGAGCTGCCCGACACTCTTAATCTGCCCCA tttgGATGGGTGGCTGTCGGCAGCGGCGGACTGCTTGGAGCTCTTTCCCGACCAGCTGATCGTGGTTGCAGGGGAGCAGCTCAGCCAACAAGGTGACAATACCTTTTCAGAAGACGGCCAGTCGGAGCAGATGGTGAGCCAAAAGAGGCTGCTCTTTGACACTATTGCCAAGTACTACAGTGGACAGGAGAAAGCTCCCCTTCTCTcaggacaccacctggacataCACGCTGCAATCCTGGATTTGCTGG atgaaGGGAAGTTGCAGGATGCCATCAAAGCATCTCAGCTGTGTTTTCGACTGCTGGAGACGAGCGTGAGGGATGAGCTCAGGAGACTGCTGACCTTTATGGCCACAGCAGCTCACCCAGACGCTTGCCGTCTTCAGAAACAG ATTGATAACAGGGCCTCGGTCTGCCGCGCTTTTCAGAGAGCAGTTGTCCAGAATCATGAACTGACTCGAACCCAAAGTGAAACCCTGGTGCTGTTTCTCATGGACAATTACACTGAGCTCTTCAAG ACTCCTACATCCCTTATTGAAGCTGTGAGGAGAACACTGAGGACTATGCAGCAGGGAAAAGACCCTGACTCAACTGCCA CGTTCACCTTCTGCCAGCAGGTGTCGCCAGAGGAGTACGAGGACCAGCGAGAGGCTGCCACCCTGGAGAGCCTCAAACAGCTTCTTCATGACATCTCCTCCAGCAAAACCTTACCTGTCAAGGAGAGAAGGAGGCTGCTCAAAGAGTTTGAGAAACATCACCCCGTGGTCTTCCTCCAGCATTTATCCAGCACCTTCTGA
- the scyl2 gene encoding SCY1-like protein 2 isoform X1, producing the protein MESMLNKLKSTVTKVTADVTSAVMGNPVTREFEVGRHIASGGPGLCWRIYNGTKKSTKQEVAVFVFDKKMIDKYQKFEKDQIVDSLKKGVQQLTRLRHPRLLTVQHPLEESRDCLAFCTEPVFASLANVLGQWENLPSPLPSDIKEYKLYDVETKYGLLQISEGLSFLHSGVKMVHGNLCPENIILNKSGAWKIMGFDFSISSTNPSEAEPKYSCKEWEPNLPPLCLPNPEYLAPEYILSVSCDSASDMYSLGVVMHAVFNEGKPVFQVNKHDIFKSFSRQLDQLSSISPAVLNKIPEEVREHVKMLLSVTSTVRPDADQMTKIPFFDDVGAVTLQYFDSLFQRDNLQKSQFYKGLPKVLPKLPKRVVVYRILPALTSEFINPDMVPFVLPNVLLIAEECTKEEYIRLIMPDLTPVFKQQEPVQASNMILLIFLQKMDLLLTKTPSEEIKNSVLPMVYRAVEAPSVQIQELCLNIIPTFANLIDYPSMKNSLIPRIKSACLQTSSLAVRVNSLVCLGKILEYLDKWYVIDEILPFLQQIPSREPAVLMGILGIYKCTFSHKKLGIPKEHLATKSLPHLVSLSIDNNLNLNQFNSFMVVIRDMLTRMETEHKTKLEQLHIMQEQQRSINISNPGHPPEETKGPPSSGNQIDDIFGSSGVNGKENGSAAAAPQPNRMSLTLEEKQRLAKEQEQAAKLRNQQPLAPQSVKPANTSNTKTKDLTSSLLNNMTSLNSLSLANSPRPAPVQGTTMSAFPSPGPMVGSMGASVSNGFNPPMGFQTGGMGMGMGMRPTGPGLYGGMATTTSTPNFGALSQNQGPMGQTSKAPDLSALDSLFSPSQPKVTLNQMGPKPTPGTNTPWISQFGAAQNAQTQMQGAPVGMGGVPSGFGMQANPFFSPQNFAQPAAAPSLNQSGVKHSASVNNDLKDLFG; encoded by the exons ATGGAGTCTATGCTGAACAAGCTAAAAAGCACTGTCACCAAGGTGACGGCGGATGTCACCAGTGCTGTCATGGGCAACCCGGTGACACGGGAGTTTGAGGTTGGACGACATATCGCCAGCGGGGGTCCTGGCTTGTGTTGGAGGATCTACAATGGCACAAAGAAGTCCACAAAACAG GAagtggctgtgtttgtgttcgaCAAGAAGATGATCGATAAGTACCAGAAATTTGAGAAGGACCAAATTGTTGATTCGCTAAAAAAAGGGGTGCAGCAGCTGACCAGACTGCGTCACCCCCGTCTCCTGACCGTGCAGCATCCCCTGGAAGAGTCACG AGACTGCTTGGCGTTCTGCACAGAGCCGGTGTTTGCCAGTCTGGCCAACGTGCTAGGCCAGTGGGAGAATCTGCCCAGCCCCTTGCCCAGTGACATCAAGGAGTACAAACTCTATGATGTGGAGACCAAGTACGGCCTGCTACAG ATCTCGGAGGGTTTGTCCTTTCTCCACAGCGGGGTGAAAATGGTCCACGGCAACTTGTGTCCAGAGAACATCATCCTCAACAAGAGTGGAGCCTGGAAGATCATGGGCTTTGACTTCAGCATCTCCTCCACAAACCCCTCGGAAGCTGAG CCCAAGTACTCGTGTAAAGAATGGGAGCCCAACCTTCCTCCGCTCTGCCTCCCCAACCCTGAGTACCTGGCTCCTGAATACATCCTGTCCGTCAGCTGTGACTCCGCCTCCGACATGTACTCGCTGGGCGTGGTCATGCATGCCGTCTTCAACGAGGGCAAGCCTGTTTTCCAAGTCAACAAGCACGACATTTTTAAGAGCTTCAGCAGGCAGCTGGATCAG CTGAGCAGCATAAGTCCTGCAGTCCTGAACAAGATCCCAGAGGAGGTTCGGGAGCATGTCAAGATGCTGCTCAGCGTCACATCCACCGTCCGGCCAGATGCAGACCAGATGACAAAG attccATTTTTTGACGACGTGGGTGCTGTGACCCTGCAGTACTTTGACTCCCTCTTCCAGAGAGACAACCTGCAGAAGTCCCAGTTCTACAAAGGCCTCCCCAAAGTCCTGCCCAAACTCCCCAAG AGAGTGGTGGTGTATCGAATCTTGCCGGCGCTCACCTCTGAGTTCATCAACCCGGACATGGTTCCCTTCGTGCTGCCCAACGTGCTGCTGATCGCCGAGGAGTGCACCAAGGAGGAGTACATTCGTCTCATTATGCCTGACCTCACGCCTGTGTTCAAGCAGCAAGAGCCCGTTCAG GCTAGTAACATG ATCCTGCTGATATTCCTGCAGAAGATGGACCTACTGTTGACCAAAACACCCTCGGAGGAAATTAAGAACAGCGTGCTGCCGATGGTCTACAGAGCTGTGGAGGCACCTTCTGTACAGATCCAG GAGTTGTGCCTGAACATCATCCCAACGTTCGCCAACCTGATTGACTACCCGTCCATGAAGAACTCCCTCATCCCTCGGATCAAATCAGCCTGCCTGCAGACCTCTTCACTCGCT GTACGAGTGAACTCTCTGGTGTGTCTGGGGAAGATCTTGGAATATCTGGACAAGTGGTACGTCATCGATGAGATCCTGCCCTTCCTACAACAGATCCCCTCCAGAGAACCAGCAGTACTCATGGGAATACTCG GAATCTACAAGTGCACCTTCAGCCACAAGAAGCTTGGCATCCCCAAAGAGCACCTCGCCACCAAGAGCCTGCCGCACCTTGTCTCTCTCAGTATAGACAACAACCTTAACCTTAATCAG TTTAACTCGTTCATGGTGGTCATACGGGACATGCTGACTCGCATGGAGACTGAACACAAGACCAAGTTGGAGCAGCTGCACATCATGCAGGAGCAGCAGAG GAGTATAAACATCTCAAATCCAGGGCACCCACCAGAGGAGACCAAGGGCCCACCAAGCAGTGGCAACCAG ATTGATGATATCTTCGGCAGCTCGGGGGTAAATGGCAAAGAGAATGGATCAGCAGCAGCGGCCCCACAGCCTAATAGA ATGTCTCTGACTCTAGAGGAGAAACAGCGACTGGCTAAGGAGCAGGAGCAGGCAGCCAAACTGAGGAACCAGCAGCCGTTAGCACCACAGAGCGTCAAACCAGCTAACACCTCAAACACAAAG ACTAAGGATCTGACAAGCAGCCTGCTCAACAACATGACATCTCTAAACAGCCTGTCATTGGCCAACTCACCACGACCAGCTCCGGTGCAGGGCACCACCATGTCTGCCTTCCCCTCCCCCGGCCCCATGGTGGGCTCCATGGGCGCCTCAGTCTCCAACGGGTTCAACCCACCCATGGGCTTTCAGACAGGAGGCATGGGCATGGGGATGGGCATGCGGCCTACAGGCCCCGGCCTCTACGGCGGCAtggccaccaccaccagcacccCAAACTTTGGAGCCCTCTCACAGAACCAAGGACCCATGGGGCAGACAAGTAAAGCCCCCGACCTGTCAGCCTTGGACAGTCTTTTCTCACCCAGCCAGCCCAAAGTCACCCTCAACCAAATGGGTCCCAAGCCTACACCTGGCACCAACACTCCTTGGATCAGTCAGTTTGGTGCAGCCCAGAACGCTCAGACTCAGATGCAGGGTGCACCAGTGGGCATGGGAGGAGTGCCCAGTGGGTTTGGGATGCAAGCAAACCCTTTTTTCAGCCCACAGAACTTTGCTCAACCTGCTGCTGCCCCAAGCCTGAACCAAAGTGGAGTTAAACATAGTGCATCTGTCAACAATGATCTGAAAGACTTATTCGGCTAA
- the scyl2 gene encoding SCY1-like protein 2 isoform X2, producing the protein MESMLNKLKSTVTKVTADVTSAVMGNPVTREFEVGRHIASGGPGLCWRIYNGTKKSTKQEVAVFVFDKKMIDKYQKFEKDQIVDSLKKGVQQLTRLRHPRLLTVQHPLEESRDCLAFCTEPVFASLANVLGQWENLPSPLPSDIKEYKLYDVETKYGLLQISEGLSFLHSGVKMVHGNLCPENIILNKSGAWKIMGFDFSISSTNPSEAEPKYSCKEWEPNLPPLCLPNPEYLAPEYILSVSCDSASDMYSLGVVMHAVFNEGKPVFQVNKHDIFKSFSRQLDQLSSISPAVLNKIPEEVREHVKMLLSVTSTVRPDADQMTKIPFFDDVGAVTLQYFDSLFQRDNLQKSQFYKGLPKVLPKLPKRVVVYRILPALTSEFINPDMVPFVLPNVLLIAEECTKEEYIRLIMPDLTPVFKQQEPVQILLIFLQKMDLLLTKTPSEEIKNSVLPMVYRAVEAPSVQIQELCLNIIPTFANLIDYPSMKNSLIPRIKSACLQTSSLAVRVNSLVCLGKILEYLDKWYVIDEILPFLQQIPSREPAVLMGILGIYKCTFSHKKLGIPKEHLATKSLPHLVSLSIDNNLNLNQFNSFMVVIRDMLTRMETEHKTKLEQLHIMQEQQRSINISNPGHPPEETKGPPSSGNQIDDIFGSSGVNGKENGSAAAAPQPNRMSLTLEEKQRLAKEQEQAAKLRNQQPLAPQSVKPANTSNTKTKDLTSSLLNNMTSLNSLSLANSPRPAPVQGTTMSAFPSPGPMVGSMGASVSNGFNPPMGFQTGGMGMGMGMRPTGPGLYGGMATTTSTPNFGALSQNQGPMGQTSKAPDLSALDSLFSPSQPKVTLNQMGPKPTPGTNTPWISQFGAAQNAQTQMQGAPVGMGGVPSGFGMQANPFFSPQNFAQPAAAPSLNQSGVKHSASVNNDLKDLFG; encoded by the exons ATGGAGTCTATGCTGAACAAGCTAAAAAGCACTGTCACCAAGGTGACGGCGGATGTCACCAGTGCTGTCATGGGCAACCCGGTGACACGGGAGTTTGAGGTTGGACGACATATCGCCAGCGGGGGTCCTGGCTTGTGTTGGAGGATCTACAATGGCACAAAGAAGTCCACAAAACAG GAagtggctgtgtttgtgttcgaCAAGAAGATGATCGATAAGTACCAGAAATTTGAGAAGGACCAAATTGTTGATTCGCTAAAAAAAGGGGTGCAGCAGCTGACCAGACTGCGTCACCCCCGTCTCCTGACCGTGCAGCATCCCCTGGAAGAGTCACG AGACTGCTTGGCGTTCTGCACAGAGCCGGTGTTTGCCAGTCTGGCCAACGTGCTAGGCCAGTGGGAGAATCTGCCCAGCCCCTTGCCCAGTGACATCAAGGAGTACAAACTCTATGATGTGGAGACCAAGTACGGCCTGCTACAG ATCTCGGAGGGTTTGTCCTTTCTCCACAGCGGGGTGAAAATGGTCCACGGCAACTTGTGTCCAGAGAACATCATCCTCAACAAGAGTGGAGCCTGGAAGATCATGGGCTTTGACTTCAGCATCTCCTCCACAAACCCCTCGGAAGCTGAG CCCAAGTACTCGTGTAAAGAATGGGAGCCCAACCTTCCTCCGCTCTGCCTCCCCAACCCTGAGTACCTGGCTCCTGAATACATCCTGTCCGTCAGCTGTGACTCCGCCTCCGACATGTACTCGCTGGGCGTGGTCATGCATGCCGTCTTCAACGAGGGCAAGCCTGTTTTCCAAGTCAACAAGCACGACATTTTTAAGAGCTTCAGCAGGCAGCTGGATCAG CTGAGCAGCATAAGTCCTGCAGTCCTGAACAAGATCCCAGAGGAGGTTCGGGAGCATGTCAAGATGCTGCTCAGCGTCACATCCACCGTCCGGCCAGATGCAGACCAGATGACAAAG attccATTTTTTGACGACGTGGGTGCTGTGACCCTGCAGTACTTTGACTCCCTCTTCCAGAGAGACAACCTGCAGAAGTCCCAGTTCTACAAAGGCCTCCCCAAAGTCCTGCCCAAACTCCCCAAG AGAGTGGTGGTGTATCGAATCTTGCCGGCGCTCACCTCTGAGTTCATCAACCCGGACATGGTTCCCTTCGTGCTGCCCAACGTGCTGCTGATCGCCGAGGAGTGCACCAAGGAGGAGTACATTCGTCTCATTATGCCTGACCTCACGCCTGTGTTCAAGCAGCAAGAGCCCGTTCAG ATCCTGCTGATATTCCTGCAGAAGATGGACCTACTGTTGACCAAAACACCCTCGGAGGAAATTAAGAACAGCGTGCTGCCGATGGTCTACAGAGCTGTGGAGGCACCTTCTGTACAGATCCAG GAGTTGTGCCTGAACATCATCCCAACGTTCGCCAACCTGATTGACTACCCGTCCATGAAGAACTCCCTCATCCCTCGGATCAAATCAGCCTGCCTGCAGACCTCTTCACTCGCT GTACGAGTGAACTCTCTGGTGTGTCTGGGGAAGATCTTGGAATATCTGGACAAGTGGTACGTCATCGATGAGATCCTGCCCTTCCTACAACAGATCCCCTCCAGAGAACCAGCAGTACTCATGGGAATACTCG GAATCTACAAGTGCACCTTCAGCCACAAGAAGCTTGGCATCCCCAAAGAGCACCTCGCCACCAAGAGCCTGCCGCACCTTGTCTCTCTCAGTATAGACAACAACCTTAACCTTAATCAG TTTAACTCGTTCATGGTGGTCATACGGGACATGCTGACTCGCATGGAGACTGAACACAAGACCAAGTTGGAGCAGCTGCACATCATGCAGGAGCAGCAGAG GAGTATAAACATCTCAAATCCAGGGCACCCACCAGAGGAGACCAAGGGCCCACCAAGCAGTGGCAACCAG ATTGATGATATCTTCGGCAGCTCGGGGGTAAATGGCAAAGAGAATGGATCAGCAGCAGCGGCCCCACAGCCTAATAGA ATGTCTCTGACTCTAGAGGAGAAACAGCGACTGGCTAAGGAGCAGGAGCAGGCAGCCAAACTGAGGAACCAGCAGCCGTTAGCACCACAGAGCGTCAAACCAGCTAACACCTCAAACACAAAG ACTAAGGATCTGACAAGCAGCCTGCTCAACAACATGACATCTCTAAACAGCCTGTCATTGGCCAACTCACCACGACCAGCTCCGGTGCAGGGCACCACCATGTCTGCCTTCCCCTCCCCCGGCCCCATGGTGGGCTCCATGGGCGCCTCAGTCTCCAACGGGTTCAACCCACCCATGGGCTTTCAGACAGGAGGCATGGGCATGGGGATGGGCATGCGGCCTACAGGCCCCGGCCTCTACGGCGGCAtggccaccaccaccagcacccCAAACTTTGGAGCCCTCTCACAGAACCAAGGACCCATGGGGCAGACAAGTAAAGCCCCCGACCTGTCAGCCTTGGACAGTCTTTTCTCACCCAGCCAGCCCAAAGTCACCCTCAACCAAATGGGTCCCAAGCCTACACCTGGCACCAACACTCCTTGGATCAGTCAGTTTGGTGCAGCCCAGAACGCTCAGACTCAGATGCAGGGTGCACCAGTGGGCATGGGAGGAGTGCCCAGTGGGTTTGGGATGCAAGCAAACCCTTTTTTCAGCCCACAGAACTTTGCTCAACCTGCTGCTGCCCCAAGCCTGAACCAAAGTGGAGTTAAACATAGTGCATCTGTCAACAATGATCTGAAAGACTTATTCGGCTAA
- the si:ch211-244b2.3 gene encoding uncharacterized protein si:ch211-244b2.3, protein MYFPHYNMDSRLLMGGWQETPGPVNGKHYEWQVSNGHQWKPIDNDHVIETHYCQPGAKGITINFDEMKVSIDFDKLETLTPGLKVQRVSFLPRGQTEDVGWYFRDDQLWCEYGSQSSSTLSSSISSRDIEHQFSLNPRGTFSFTVGSTTYSLDFSTMTQTNCITGLNRNVRRRPKFTSSAQSLSSTSVFPAASSSQLSDGGYKWEFMGDEGRWTEYKAHICSYDSAAIERQYQLNPQGQINFRTKKFSYTLDFSKMCQVNDSIGTTRAVRRTADDGSQQNSSLGSVPRWQFRDIGRSWTDYSKANSTISSQDIELQYQQNPSGIITFATNEFSYELNLAAMTQRNLSTNTTRPVRRLNQ, encoded by the exons ATGTATTTCCCTCATTACAACATG GACAGTAGATTGCTGATGGGCGGCTGGCAGGAGACTCCAGGTCCAG ttaatgggAAGCATTATGAGTGGCAGGTGTCAAACGGACACCAGTGGAAGCCAATTGACAACGACCATGTGATCGAGACGCACTACTGCCAACCGGGAGCTAAAGGAATCACCATCAACTTTGACGAGAT GAAGGTGTCCATAGACTTTGATAAGTTAGAGACTCTGACTCCAGGTCTGAAGGTGCAGAGAGTGAGCTTCCTACCTCGGGGTCAGACGGAGGACGTAGGCTGGTACTTCAGAGATGACCAGCTGTGGTGTGAATATGGATCTCAG AGCTCCAGCACGTTGTCCTCCTCGATCAGCAGTCGGGATATCGAGCATCAGTTCAGTCTAAACCCTCGGGGAACCTTCAGCTTCACAGTGGGCTCGACGACCTACTCACTAGACTTCTCCA CCATGACCCAGACAAACTGCATCACAGGCCTGAACAGGAATGTACGCAGGCGTCCTAAATTCACTTCCAGTGCACAGAG CCTTTCCTCCACCTCAGTGTTCCCCGCGGCTTCCTCCTCTCAGCTCTCTGATGGAGGCTACAAGTGGGAGTTCATGGGAGACGAGGGGAGATGGACAGAATACAAAGCACAT ATATGTTCATACGATAGCGCTGCCATTGAGAGACAATACCAGCTGAATCCACAGGGCCAGATAAACTTCAGGACCAAGAAGTTCTCGTACACGCTGGACTTTTCAA AAATGTGTCAAGTCAACGACAGCATCGGGACGACAAGAGCAGTGAGGAGGACAGCTGACGATGGGAGTCAACAGAACAGCAG tTTGGGTTCAGTGCCACGATGGCAGTTTCGGGATATTGGGAGAAGTTGGACAGATTATTCCAAAGCGAATAGCACCATTTCCAGTCAGGACATCGAGCTCCAGTACCAACAGAACCCGTCAGGCATCATCACGTTTGCCACCAACGAATTTAGCTATGAGCTAAACCTCGCAG CCATGACTCAGAGGAATCTGTCCACAAACACCACCAGACCAGTGCGAAGACTCAACCAGTGA